The nucleotide sequence GTTCGCCGGTCCGCTGGCCGCCGACCACCGGCCGGTCGCCTACACCGGGCTCGGGCTGGCGGTCGTCGCGGCGGCAGCGGCGTTCGTGCTGGTGAACCGCCGGGCGCTGCGGGACGACGCACCGGCGAAGGCGCCCACGGGTGGGACAACGCGGGACCTGCTGCGCGGGTTCTGGCTGCGGCCGCGCGAGCACGCCGACTTCCTGCGGGTGTTCGGGTCGCGGCTGCTCTTCGTGCTCGGCTACCAACTGGTGCTGACCTACCAGCTGTACATCCTGACGGACTACGTGGGGCTGACGCGCGACGACGCCAACCGGCTGATCGGGCTGCTCACGGTGCTCGGCTTCGCGACGACGGTGGTCGGGATCGTGGTGGGCGGCTGGTGGAGCGACCGCACCGGCCGGCGGACGGTCTTCCTGGTGGCGGCGGCCGGCATCCTGGGACTCGCGTTGGCCGCACCACTCGTGTCCGCGACGACGACGGCGGTGGCGGTGTTCGCGGCGGTCCAGGGCGTGGCCGGCGGACTGTACCTGGCCTGCGGCAACGCGCTGGCGATCGACGTGCTGCCGGACCGCGAGGCGGCCGCCGGCAAGGACCTCGGCCTGTTCAACGTCGCCGTCAACGTGCCGCAGACGATCGCCCCGCCGGTGGCCGCACTGGTGATCAACGTCTTCGACGGCTACCGCGCGCTGTTCGTCGTGGCGCTCGTCAGCGTCGCGGCCTCCGCCGTCCTCGTCACCCGGGTAGGCCAGACTATGCACCAAGGCGGTGAGGCGACATGACTCTGAACCACGAGGAGCTGCAGCGGTCCGCGGCGGACCACCTGCTGCTCCACTTTTCCAAGCAACGGCCCGACGACCTGCTCGTGCTCGAGCGGGGCGAGGGACCGTACGTGTTCGACACCCGCGGACGGCGCTACGTCGACGCGCTGTCGAGCCTGTTCTGCGCCCAGCTCGGCTACTCCTACGGCGCCGAACTGGCGGCCGCGGCCACCGAGCAGCTCACGCGGCTGCCGTTCAACACGAACTGGGCGACGGCGCACCCGCCGGCCATCGAGCTGGCCGAGCGCCTCACCGGCCTCGCGCCGCCCGGGCTGACCCGCGCGTTCTTCACCAACGGCGGCTCCGAGGCGGTCGAGGCGGCGTGGAAGCTGGTCCGCGAGCACTTCCTGGCCATCGGCCAGCCGCAGCGCACCAAGGCG is from Jiangella alkaliphila and encodes:
- a CDS encoding MFS transporter translates to MVAPETLARPPATARALLPSLAVVMFAVVANYAALLSVLLPNQVEAIDPDNKVTNLAIVTSVSFAFTILAQPLVGALSDRTHSRLGRRAPWLLAGAVVAAGFLLGLGGLGSVAWICVFWVVIQFALNGTDVAVAATVADRVPPARRGRASALLAGGGMAGAAAGTAFAGPLAADHRPVAYTGLGLAVVAAAAAFVLVNRRALRDDAPAKAPTGGTTRDLLRGFWLRPREHADFLRVFGSRLLFVLGYQLVLTYQLYILTDYVGLTRDDANRLIGLLTVLGFATTVVGIVVGGWWSDRTGRRTVFLVAAAGILGLALAAPLVSATTTAVAVFAAVQGVAGGLYLACGNALAIDVLPDREAAAGKDLGLFNVAVNVPQTIAPPVAALVINVFDGYRALFVVALVSVAASAVLVTRVGQTMHQGGEAT